In Methanobacterium sp., the DNA window AATGAATATTACCGTACTGTCAGAAGGGTTCTCATTATTATTTTGGTGCTTAATATAGCTGTAGCTTTGGCAAAGGTTTTGTATGGTTGGTATTCTAATTCATTGAGTATGCTTACTGATGGGTTTCATTCCTTTTTCGATGGCGCGTCTAATGTTGTGGGTATTGTGGGGATAACTTTGGCTGCAAGACCTGCAGATGAAGAACATCAATATGGTCATTGGAAAATTGAAACATTTTCTTCAATAATAATTGCAGTTCTCTTATTTTTGGTATGTTTGGAGATTGTTCAATCAGCTGTAGGTCGATTTTTTAACCCTTCTCCTCCTGAAATAACTACAATCAGTTTTTTAGTCATGGGCATTACTATTCTAATAAATATAGGAGTTTCATGGTATGAATATAGGAAAGGGAGAGAAATTGATAGTAAAATATTAGTTGCAGACTCTATGCACACTAGAAGTGATATTTATGC includes these proteins:
- a CDS encoding cation transporter, translating into MNEYYRTVRRVLIIILVLNIAVALAKVLYGWYSNSLSMLTDGFHSFFDGASNVVGIVGITLAARPADEEHQYGHWKIETFSSIIIAVLLFLVCLEIVQSAVGRFFNPSPPEITTISFLVMGITILINIGVSWYEYRKGREIDSKILVADSMHTRSDIYASIAVIIGFFAINAGYVFVDPIIALAIAALIAKTGIDIIRESSEVLLDKSTINIETIENIVKSVPGVCESHSIRTRGKKSQKYIDLHITVDSSFSIEEAHEIGDNVEVKLRKSIPGIKEVLIHIEPEE